Proteins from a single region of Streptomyces vinaceus:
- a CDS encoding HGxxPAAW family protein produces the protein MAGTNHGHTPAAWTGVIIAFIGFCISGAFMVLANPLGFWAGLVVVALGGVVGLAMKAAGMGMPKAAHEDLAVVIASNKAAAKV, from the coding sequence ATGGCGGGCACTAACCACGGACACACCCCGGCCGCCTGGACCGGTGTCATCATCGCCTTCATCGGTTTCTGCATCTCCGGCGCCTTCATGGTGCTCGCCAACCCGCTCGGGTTCTGGGCCGGTCTCGTCGTCGTCGCGCTCGGCGGTGTGGTCGGTCTGGCGATGAAGGCCGCGGGCATGGGCATGCCGAAGGCCGCCCACGAGGACCTGGCCGTGGTCATCGCCTCCAACAAGGCCGCCGCCAAGGTCTGA
- a CDS encoding DUF2752 domain-containing protein — protein MDAPHSPYAVPPVPPVPPVPESAPAPAQGLVRRLAPPGLTLAAAGLAFAYVGTVDPNEPGHYPVCPLFRLTGILCPGCGGLRSAHAFAHGDLITALGANALAVAGYFVFAGFMILWLVRAGRGGPTPSFTLRRPYWWAVGVLALVFTVVRNLPFGAALAP, from the coding sequence GTGGACGCCCCTCACAGCCCCTACGCCGTGCCGCCGGTGCCGCCCGTGCCGCCCGTGCCCGAGTCCGCGCCCGCGCCCGCGCAGGGCCTCGTCCGGCGGCTGGCCCCGCCGGGGCTGACGCTGGCCGCGGCGGGCCTGGCGTTTGCGTACGTGGGCACCGTGGATCCGAATGAACCCGGCCACTATCCGGTCTGCCCGCTATTCCGGCTCACCGGAATCCTGTGCCCCGGATGCGGCGGTCTGCGCAGTGCGCACGCCTTCGCCCACGGCGACCTGATCACCGCTTTGGGGGCAAATGCCCTGGCCGTCGCCGGCTACTTCGTCTTCGCGGGCTTCATGATCCTGTGGCTGGTTCGCGCCGGTCGCGGCGGTCCGACCCCGAGCTTTACCCTGCGGCGGCCGTACTGGTGGGCCGTCGGGGTACTGGCCCTGGTCTTCACGGTGGTCCGAAACCTGCCGTTCGGGGCCGCGCTGGCCCCGTGA
- the trpC gene encoding indole-3-glycerol phosphate synthase TrpC, giving the protein MSVLDEIIEGVREDLAERQARVSLDELKERAAKAPQAKDGVAALRGDSVKVICEVKRSSPSKGALAAIADPAGLAADYEAGGAAVISVLTEQRRFGGSLADLEAVRARVDIPILRKDFIVTAYQLWEARAYGADLALLIVAALEQEALVSLIERAESIGLTPLVEVHDEDEVERAVAAGAKIIGVNARNLKDLKVDRSTFERVVGEIPAHIVKVAESGIRGPHDLIAYANEGADAVLVGESLVTGRDPKAAVADLVAAGAHPALRHGRS; this is encoded by the coding sequence GTGAGTGTGCTCGACGAGATCATCGAAGGGGTCCGCGAAGACCTTGCCGAACGGCAGGCCCGCGTGAGCCTCGACGAGCTCAAGGAGCGTGCCGCCAAGGCGCCCCAGGCCAAGGACGGCGTCGCTGCCCTGCGCGGCGACAGCGTCAAGGTGATCTGCGAGGTCAAGCGCTCCAGCCCCTCCAAGGGCGCGCTGGCCGCGATCGCGGATCCGGCCGGGCTCGCCGCCGACTACGAGGCGGGAGGTGCGGCGGTCATCTCCGTCCTCACCGAGCAGCGCCGTTTCGGCGGCTCGCTGGCCGACCTGGAGGCCGTCCGCGCCCGCGTGGACATCCCGATCCTGCGCAAGGACTTCATCGTCACGGCGTACCAGCTGTGGGAGGCCCGCGCCTACGGCGCCGACCTCGCGCTGCTCATCGTCGCGGCCCTGGAGCAGGAGGCCCTCGTCTCCCTGATCGAGCGGGCCGAGTCCATCGGGCTCACCCCGCTCGTCGAGGTCCACGACGAGGACGAGGTCGAGCGCGCGGTTGCGGCCGGCGCCAAGATCATCGGCGTCAACGCCCGCAACCTCAAGGACCTCAAGGTCGACCGCTCCACCTTCGAGCGCGTCGTCGGCGAGATCCCGGCCCACATCGTCAAGGTCGCCGAGTCCGGCATCCGCGGGCCGCACGACCTGATCGCCTACGCCAACGAGGGCGCCGACGCCGTCCTCGTCGGGGAGTCCCTGGTGACCGGACGCGACCCGAAGGCGGCCGTGGCCGACCTCGTCGCCGCCGGCGCCCACCCCGCCCTGCGCCACGGACGGAGCTGA
- the trpM gene encoding tryptophan biosynthesis modulator TrpM: protein MAPNRPTVRTRPGHGPAGVPTAHAPLARGCRPRGCRAPARRVHGRRVRYVIGSEPGQVNGMRWRTAGAL, encoded by the coding sequence ATGGCCCCCAACCGTCCCACCGTCCGCACCCGACCGGGCCACGGCCCGGCCGGCGTGCCGACGGCGCACGCGCCCCTGGCGCGCGGCTGCCGCCCCCGCGGCTGCCGCGCCCCGGCCCGGCGCGTGCACGGGCGGCGGGTCCGGTACGTGATCGGCTCCGAGCCCGGTCAGGTCAACGGCATGCGATGGCGCACCGCAGGCGCGCTGTGA
- the trpB gene encoding tryptophan synthase subunit beta, with protein sequence MSSNSFFIPDPEGHTPNAEGYFGDFGGKFIPEALVAAVDEVAVEYDKAKGDPAFAAELNDLMVNYTGRPSALSEVPRFAEHAGGARIFLKREDLNHTGSHKINNVLGQALLTKRMGKTRVIAETGAGQHGVATATACALFGLECTVYMGEIDTQRQALNVARMRMLGAEVIAVKSGSRTLKDAINEAFRDWVANVDRTHYLFGTVAGPHPFPAMVRDFHRVIGVEARRQILERTGRLPDAVAACVGGGSNAIGLFHAFIPDTDVRLVGFEPAGHGVETGEHAATLTAGEPGILHGSRSYVLQDEEGQITEPYSISAGLDYPGIGPEHSYLKDSGRGEYRAVTDDAAMQALRLLSRTEGIIPAIESAHALAGALDLGKELGKDGLIVVNLSGRGDKDMDTAARYFNLYDTDASEGETK encoded by the coding sequence ATGTCCAGCAACTCGTTCTTCATCCCGGACCCGGAGGGTCACACCCCGAACGCCGAGGGTTACTTCGGCGACTTCGGCGGCAAGTTCATCCCGGAGGCGCTCGTCGCCGCCGTGGACGAGGTCGCCGTCGAGTACGACAAGGCCAAGGGCGACCCGGCCTTCGCGGCCGAGCTCAACGACCTGATGGTCAACTACACGGGCCGGCCCAGCGCCCTCAGCGAGGTGCCGCGCTTCGCCGAGCACGCCGGCGGCGCCCGGATCTTCCTCAAGCGCGAGGACCTCAACCACACCGGCTCGCACAAGATCAACAACGTGCTGGGCCAGGCGCTGCTCACCAAGCGCATGGGCAAGACCCGCGTCATCGCCGAGACCGGAGCCGGGCAGCACGGCGTGGCCACCGCCACCGCCTGCGCCCTCTTCGGCCTGGAGTGCACCGTCTACATGGGCGAGATCGACACCCAGCGCCAGGCCCTGAACGTGGCCCGCATGCGGATGCTGGGCGCCGAGGTCATCGCCGTGAAGTCCGGCTCCCGCACCCTCAAGGACGCCATCAACGAGGCGTTCCGCGACTGGGTCGCCAACGTGGACCGCACCCACTACCTCTTCGGCACGGTCGCCGGCCCCCACCCCTTCCCGGCCATGGTCCGCGACTTCCACCGGGTCATCGGCGTCGAGGCCCGCCGCCAGATCCTGGAGCGCACCGGGCGGCTACCCGACGCCGTCGCGGCCTGCGTCGGCGGCGGCTCCAACGCCATCGGCCTCTTCCACGCCTTCATCCCGGACACCGACGTCCGCCTGGTCGGCTTCGAGCCCGCCGGGCACGGCGTCGAGACCGGCGAGCACGCGGCCACGCTGACCGCCGGCGAGCCCGGCATCCTGCACGGCTCCCGCAGCTACGTCCTCCAGGACGAGGAGGGCCAGATCACCGAGCCGTACTCCATCTCGGCCGGCCTGGACTACCCGGGCATCGGCCCGGAGCACTCGTACCTCAAGGACAGCGGCCGCGGCGAGTACCGCGCGGTCACCGACGACGCCGCGATGCAGGCCCTGCGCCTGCTCTCCCGTACGGAAGGCATCATCCCGGCGATCGAGTCGGCGCACGCGCTCGCGGGCGCCCTCGACCTCGGCAAGGAGCTCGGCAAGGACGGGCTGATCGTGGTCAACCTGTCCGGCCGCGGCGACAAGGACATGGACACGGCGGCCCGCTACTTCAACCTGTACGACACCGACGCCTCCGAGGGGGAGACCAAGTGA
- the trpA gene encoding tryptophan synthase subunit alpha: MSGNIELLSATLAKAKSEDRAALVAYLPAGFPTVDGGIEAVKAVIAGGADVVEVGLPHSDPVLDGAVIQTADDIALRGGVKIADVLRTVREAHAATGAPVLVMTYWNPIDRYGVERFVTELAAAGGAGCILPDLPVQESALWREHADKHGLATVFVVAPSSKDERLATITAAGSGFVYAASLMGVTGTRESVGNEAQELVRRTRATTELPVCVGLGVSNAVQAKEVAGFADGVIVGSAFVKLLLDAPDLPAGLAAVKALAGELAEGVRRG; encoded by the coding sequence GTGAGCGGCAACATCGAACTCCTCTCCGCCACCCTCGCGAAGGCCAAGTCCGAGGACCGCGCGGCCCTCGTCGCCTACCTCCCGGCCGGGTTCCCGACCGTGGACGGCGGCATCGAGGCCGTCAAGGCCGTCATCGCGGGCGGCGCGGACGTGGTCGAGGTCGGGCTCCCGCACAGCGACCCCGTCCTGGACGGCGCGGTCATCCAGACCGCCGACGACATCGCCCTGCGCGGCGGGGTCAAGATCGCCGACGTGCTGCGCACCGTGCGCGAGGCGCACGCGGCCACCGGGGCGCCGGTGCTGGTGATGACGTACTGGAACCCGATCGACCGCTACGGCGTGGAGCGGTTCGTCACCGAGCTGGCCGCGGCGGGCGGGGCGGGCTGCATCCTGCCCGACCTGCCGGTCCAGGAGTCCGCACTGTGGCGCGAGCACGCCGACAAGCACGGTCTGGCGACCGTCTTCGTCGTCGCCCCGAGCAGCAAGGACGAGCGCCTGGCGACCATCACGGCCGCCGGTTCCGGCTTCGTGTACGCCGCCTCGCTGATGGGCGTCACCGGCACGCGCGAGTCGGTCGGCAACGAGGCCCAGGAGCTGGTCCGCCGGACCCGGGCCACCACCGAGCTGCCGGTCTGCGTGGGGCTGGGCGTCTCCAACGCCGTCCAGGCCAAGGAGGTCGCGGGCTTCGCCGACGGCGTGATCGTCGGCTCGGCCTTCGTGAAGCTGCTGCTGGACGCGCCGGACCTGCCGGCCGGGCTGGCGGCCGTGAAGGCGCTCGCCGGCGAGCTGGCGGAAGGCGTCCGCAGGGGCTGA
- the lgt gene encoding prolipoprotein diacylglyceryl transferase yields the protein MNLAYIPSPSTGVVHLGPIPLRGYAFCIIIGVFVAVWLGNKRWIARGGKPGTVADIAVWAVPFGLVGGRLYHVITDYQLYFGEGRNWVDAFKIWEGGLGIWGAIALGAVGAWIGCRLRGIPLPAWADALAPGIALAQACGRWGNWFNQELYGRATDLPWAVEISDGPNRLAGTYHPTFLYESLWCLGVAALVIWADRRFKLGHGRAFALYVAAYCVGRGWIEYMRVDEAHHILGVRLNVWTSIVVFILAVVYLVLSAKLRPGREEVVEPDRGPAASDPATKDGAQDGAQQDGAQDGAEDVAAAAKDPADGESGPKTDAGAGAGSDAKAADASAEATEDAVPADPEAPKTAKKL from the coding sequence ATGAACCTTGCCTATATCCCCAGCCCCTCGACCGGCGTGGTCCATCTCGGACCGATCCCGCTGCGCGGCTACGCGTTCTGCATCATCATCGGCGTCTTCGTCGCCGTCTGGCTCGGCAACAAGCGGTGGATCGCGCGCGGCGGAAAGCCCGGCACGGTCGCGGACATCGCCGTGTGGGCCGTGCCGTTCGGCCTGGTCGGCGGTCGCCTCTACCACGTGATCACCGACTACCAGCTGTACTTCGGCGAGGGCCGCAACTGGGTCGACGCCTTCAAGATCTGGGAGGGCGGCCTCGGCATCTGGGGCGCGATCGCGCTGGGCGCGGTGGGCGCCTGGATCGGCTGTCGCCTGCGCGGCATCCCGCTGCCGGCCTGGGCCGACGCCCTGGCCCCCGGCATCGCGCTGGCCCAGGCCTGCGGCCGCTGGGGCAACTGGTTCAACCAGGAGCTGTACGGGCGGGCCACCGACCTGCCCTGGGCGGTCGAGATCAGCGACGGCCCCAACCGGCTCGCCGGGACCTACCACCCGACCTTCCTGTACGAGTCGCTGTGGTGCCTCGGCGTCGCCGCGCTCGTGATCTGGGCCGACCGCCGCTTCAAGCTCGGACACGGCCGGGCGTTCGCCCTGTACGTCGCCGCGTACTGCGTGGGCCGCGGCTGGATCGAGTACATGCGGGTCGACGAGGCCCACCACATCCTCGGTGTCCGGCTGAACGTGTGGACCTCGATCGTGGTCTTCATCCTGGCCGTGGTCTACCTCGTGCTGTCGGCGAAGCTGCGGCCGGGCCGCGAGGAGGTCGTGGAGCCGGACCGCGGGCCCGCGGCGTCCGACCCCGCGACCAAGGACGGGGCGCAGGACGGCGCCCAGCAGGACGGGGCGCAGGACGGCGCCGAGGACGTCGCCGCCGCGGCGAAGGACCCCGCGGACGGGGAATCCGGGCCGAAGACGGACGCCGGGGCCGGAGCCGGGAGCGACGCCAAGGCCGCGGACGCCTCCGCCGAGGCGACGGAGGACGCCGTGCCGGCGGACCCCGAGGCCCCGAAGACCGCCAAGAAGCTCTGA
- a CDS encoding HpcH/HpaI aldolase/citrate lyase family protein — translation MILTWLYVPGDRPGVVDKALRSGADAVIVDLEDAVSASRKEYARAATAERLAERPPVPVFVRVNALDSPWAGADLTALTGLHGLTGLRLPKITAPEQVSAVADRTGGVALHAMLESALGVERAYDIARAHPALRGLSLGEADLGADLGISAEAGLDWPRSRVVIAARAAGLAPPAQSVFPDIRDLEALAASCTRGRALGFLGRAAIHPRQLPVIERAYLPGPAEVTAAEEIVAAARRTPGAVALPDGRFVDPAVLAGAERVVALARRESPVLS, via the coding sequence GTGATCCTGACCTGGCTCTACGTACCCGGCGACCGCCCCGGGGTGGTCGACAAGGCCCTGCGCTCGGGGGCCGACGCCGTCATCGTCGACCTGGAGGACGCGGTGTCGGCCTCCCGCAAGGAGTACGCCCGCGCCGCCACCGCGGAGCGGCTGGCCGAGCGGCCCCCGGTCCCGGTGTTCGTCCGGGTCAACGCCCTGGACTCCCCCTGGGCCGGCGCCGACCTCACCGCACTGACCGGGCTGCACGGCCTTACGGGGCTGCGGCTGCCGAAGATCACGGCCCCGGAGCAGGTGTCCGCGGTGGCCGACCGCACCGGCGGGGTGGCCCTCCACGCCATGCTGGAGTCGGCGCTGGGCGTGGAGCGCGCGTACGACATCGCCCGCGCGCACCCCGCCCTGCGCGGGCTCTCCCTCGGCGAGGCCGACCTCGGGGCCGATCTGGGCATCAGCGCGGAGGCGGGGCTGGACTGGCCGCGCTCGCGGGTGGTGATCGCCGCCCGGGCGGCGGGGCTGGCCCCGCCCGCGCAGTCGGTCTTCCCCGACATCCGGGACCTGGAGGCGCTGGCCGCCTCCTGTACGCGCGGCCGGGCGCTGGGTTTCCTCGGCCGGGCGGCGATCCACCCGCGCCAGCTGCCGGTGATCGAGCGGGCCTACCTGCCCGGCCCGGCGGAGGTCACCGCCGCCGAGGAGATCGTTGCGGCGGCCCGTCGCACCCCGGGAGCGGTGGCCCTGCCGGACGGCCGCTTCGTGGACCCGGCGGTGCTGGCGGGCGCGGAACGGGTCGTCGCCCTGGCCCGGCGGGAGTCCCCCGTCCTGTCGTGA
- a CDS encoding CaiB/BaiF CoA transferase family protein — protein MTPAAGPLDGVRVLDLATLFAGPLAATLLGDFGADVVKVEHPLRPDPSRGHGPAKEGVGLWWKLLGRNKRTMTLDLSTPGGRETLLRLAAGADVVVENFRPGTLEKWGLGWPELSAANPRLVLARVTAFGQQGPYARRPGFGTLAEAMSGFAAITGEPDGPPTLPPFGLADSIAALTCAYAVMTALAGRERTGHGQVVDLAIIEPILTVLGPHPLWYDQLGYVQPRTGNRSTNNAPRNTYRSADGRWLAVSTSAQSIAERVMRLVGRPELIAEPWFASGSGRAAHAPVLDEAVGGWIGRHKAEEVVAAFEEAEAAVALVYDVRDVMADPQFAALDTVTEVEDPELGPIRMQNILFRLSETPGGIRWAGRPHGADTDAVLTELGLSETEISALRMEGAL, from the coding sequence GTGACGCCCGCCGCCGGGCCCCTCGACGGGGTGCGGGTGCTGGACCTCGCGACCCTCTTCGCCGGGCCGCTCGCCGCCACCCTGCTCGGCGATTTCGGCGCCGACGTGGTCAAGGTGGAGCACCCCCTGCGCCCCGACCCCTCGCGCGGCCACGGCCCCGCCAAGGAGGGCGTCGGCCTGTGGTGGAAGCTGCTCGGCCGGAACAAGCGGACGATGACCCTCGACCTGTCCACCCCGGGCGGGCGCGAGACCCTGCTGCGGCTGGCCGCCGGCGCCGACGTGGTCGTCGAGAACTTCCGCCCGGGCACCCTGGAGAAATGGGGCCTGGGCTGGCCCGAGCTGTCCGCAGCCAACCCGCGGCTGGTCCTGGCCCGTGTCACGGCCTTCGGCCAGCAGGGCCCGTACGCCCGCCGCCCCGGCTTCGGCACCCTGGCGGAGGCGATGAGCGGCTTCGCCGCGATCACCGGGGAGCCCGACGGCCCGCCCACCCTGCCGCCCTTCGGCCTCGCCGACTCCATCGCCGCGCTGACCTGCGCTTACGCCGTGATGACCGCGCTCGCCGGGCGGGAGCGCACCGGCCACGGGCAGGTGGTGGACCTGGCCATCATCGAGCCGATCCTGACCGTGCTGGGCCCGCATCCGCTCTGGTACGACCAGCTCGGCTACGTGCAGCCGCGCACCGGCAACCGCTCCACCAACAACGCCCCCCGCAACACCTACCGCAGCGCCGACGGCCGATGGCTGGCGGTCTCCACCTCGGCCCAGTCCATCGCGGAGCGCGTGATGCGGCTCGTCGGGCGGCCCGAGCTGATCGCCGAGCCCTGGTTCGCGAGCGGCTCCGGCCGGGCCGCCCACGCGCCCGTCCTCGACGAGGCGGTCGGGGGCTGGATCGGCCGCCACAAGGCCGAGGAGGTCGTCGCCGCCTTCGAGGAGGCCGAGGCCGCCGTGGCCCTGGTCTACGACGTACGGGACGTGATGGCGGATCCGCAGTTCGCGGCCCTGGACACCGTCACCGAGGTCGAGGACCCCGAGCTCGGCCCGATCCGGATGCAGAACATCCTGTTCCGGCTGTCGGAGACCCCCGGCGGGATCCGCTGGGCCGGCCGCCCGCACGGCGCCGACACCGACGCCGTACTCACCGAACTCGGGCTGTCCGAGACCGAGATCAGCGCACTCCGGATGGAAGGGGCCCTGTGA
- the rbsK gene encoding ribokinase, with translation MTAIAVLGSTNMDLVAYVPKAPRLGETVTGSAFRTVPGGKGANQAVAAARSGGEVVMIGAVGADEFGVRLRSALTAAGVETAALRTVEGASGTAHITVDDEGGNSIIVIPGANGGVTGLEAGDAARIGAADLLLLQLELPMEAVLAGASAARAQGVRTVLTPAPARMLPHELLGLVDLLVPNEHEAAALTGFTDPLGAAEALLREVPEVVVTLGAAGVLYAARGQEPLTVPAPRVRAVDTTAAGDTFVGALAVALGEGRPMPQALRWASAAAALSVQRPGAQDSMPTRAETDAFAAAGPLPAAGPHPGATS, from the coding sequence ATGACGGCCATCGCCGTGCTCGGCAGTACCAACATGGACCTCGTCGCCTACGTCCCCAAGGCCCCGCGCCTCGGGGAGACCGTCACCGGCAGCGCGTTCCGCACCGTCCCCGGCGGCAAGGGCGCCAACCAGGCCGTCGCCGCCGCCCGCAGCGGCGGGGAGGTGGTGATGATCGGCGCGGTCGGCGCCGACGAGTTCGGCGTACGGCTGCGCTCCGCGCTCACCGCCGCCGGGGTCGAGACGGCGGCCCTGCGCACCGTCGAGGGCGCCAGCGGCACCGCGCACATCACCGTCGACGACGAGGGCGGCAACAGCATCATCGTCATCCCCGGCGCCAACGGCGGGGTGACCGGCCTGGAGGCGGGCGACGCGGCGCGGATCGGCGCCGCCGACCTCCTGCTGCTCCAGCTCGAACTCCCCATGGAGGCCGTCCTCGCGGGCGCCTCGGCCGCCCGCGCGCAGGGGGTGCGCACGGTCCTCACCCCGGCCCCCGCCCGCATGCTGCCGCACGAACTGCTGGGGCTGGTGGACCTCCTGGTGCCCAACGAGCACGAGGCGGCGGCGCTGACCGGCTTCACCGACCCCCTGGGGGCCGCCGAGGCGCTGCTGCGCGAGGTACCGGAGGTGGTGGTCACCCTCGGCGCGGCCGGAGTCCTGTACGCGGCCCGCGGGCAGGAGCCGCTGACCGTGCCCGCGCCCCGGGTCCGGGCCGTGGACACCACCGCCGCCGGGGACACCTTCGTCGGGGCACTCGCGGTGGCCCTCGGGGAGGGCCGCCCGATGCCGCAGGCGCTGCGCTGGGCCTCGGCGGCGGCCGCCCTCTCCGTCCAGCGCCCCGGCGCCCAGGACTCGATGCCGACGCGGGCCGAGACGGACGCGTTCGCCGCGGCCGGCCCCCTCCCCGCGGCCGGCCCCCACCCGGGGGCCACCTCGTGA
- a CDS encoding ADP-ribosylglycohydrolase family protein — MTPAPPAAPAAPAGPAPARAPGAGRAGTVRLTWAQPEDLVGHELRQAAQDGRDAGPVARAWAAAGGHPAPARAGASPAPAPPELRALAVRLLDELAALPVPSAAAEPSSWPAITATWPAPPPSSAPAATRPRPADHPPRPEPRAGVDADLCRRLEAAWTGRAVGCLLGKPVEKLPLHAIRALGRAAGNWPPGDWFTGRGVPAELLAAHPWNRRSAATSLAENIDGMPEDDDLNYPLLGLRLLQRHGKGFTTADVGRLWLDELPAGRTFTAERLAYRNLLQGLEPPATATHHNPFREWIGALIRADVHGWTHPGDPAAAAAQAYRDAALTHTGNGLYAALFTAAAIAEAAGGRADVHSALRAGLAVVPPRSRLAEAVRHAVGAARRHADFDRVVDDLHERYGHYHWVHAIPNTALIAAALTHADGDFTRSVCRAVSGGWDTDSNGATAGSLAALVDPEGVPHRWSAPLKNRLATTVPGFDGIGFDALAQLTAQEAARP; from the coding sequence ATGACCCCCGCGCCGCCCGCCGCCCCGGCCGCCCCCGCGGGGCCGGCGCCCGCGCGGGCCCCGGGCGCCGGCCGGGCCGGGACCGTACGGCTGACCTGGGCGCAGCCGGAGGACCTGGTCGGCCACGAGCTGCGGCAGGCGGCCCAGGACGGCCGGGACGCCGGGCCGGTGGCGCGGGCCTGGGCGGCGGCGGGCGGCCACCCGGCGCCCGCCCGGGCCGGCGCCTCCCCGGCCCCGGCCCCGCCGGAACTGCGCGCCCTGGCCGTCCGCCTCCTGGACGAACTCGCGGCCCTGCCGGTCCCCTCGGCCGCGGCGGAGCCGTCCTCCTGGCCCGCGATCACCGCGACCTGGCCCGCGCCCCCGCCCTCCTCCGCCCCGGCCGCCACGCGCCCCCGCCCGGCGGACCACCCTCCGCGGCCGGAGCCCCGGGCCGGGGTCGACGCGGACCTGTGCCGCCGGCTGGAGGCGGCCTGGACGGGGCGGGCCGTCGGGTGCCTGCTCGGCAAGCCCGTCGAGAAGCTGCCGCTGCACGCGATCCGCGCGCTGGGCCGGGCCGCCGGGAACTGGCCGCCGGGCGACTGGTTCACCGGGCGCGGCGTCCCCGCGGAGCTGCTGGCCGCGCACCCCTGGAACCGGCGTTCCGCCGCCACCTCCCTCGCTGAGAACATCGACGGCATGCCCGAGGACGACGATCTCAACTACCCCCTCCTCGGGCTCCGGCTGCTCCAGCGCCACGGCAAAGGATTCACCACCGCCGACGTCGGCCGGCTCTGGCTGGACGAGCTGCCCGCCGGCCGCACCTTCACCGCCGAGCGCCTCGCCTACCGCAACCTCCTCCAGGGGTTGGAGCCCCCGGCCACCGCCACCCACCACAACCCCTTCCGCGAGTGGATCGGCGCCCTCATCCGGGCCGACGTGCACGGCTGGACCCACCCCGGGGACCCGGCCGCCGCGGCGGCCCAGGCGTACCGCGACGCCGCCCTCACCCACACCGGCAACGGCCTCTACGCCGCCCTGTTCACCGCCGCCGCGATCGCCGAGGCCGCCGGCGGCCGGGCCGACGTCCACAGCGCGCTGCGGGCCGGGCTGGCCGTCGTACCGCCCCGCTCGCGCCTGGCCGAGGCCGTGCGCCACGCCGTCGGCGCGGCCCGGCGGCACGCCGACTTCGACCGCGTCGTCGACGACCTCCACGAGCGGTACGGCCACTACCACTGGGTCCACGCGATCCCCAACACCGCCCTGATCGCCGCCGCCCTCACCCACGCCGACGGGGACTTCACCCGCTCCGTCTGCCGCGCGGTCTCCGGCGGCTGGGACACCGACTCCAACGGCGCCACCGCCGGCTCGCTGGCCGCCCTCGTCGACCCGGAGGGCGTTCCGCACCGCTGGTCCGCCCCGCTCAAGAACCGCCTCGCCACCACCGTCCCCGGCTTCGACGGCATCGGCTTCGACGCCCTCGCCCAGCTCACCGCACAGGAGGCAGCCCGCCCATGA
- a CDS encoding ADP-ribosylglycohydrolase family protein, translating into MTLTLEDRAAGCLVGAAVGDALGGPVEGWSPDQIVERHGGRVHGIVGPWHEDWRTARPLAPYHKGDGHVTDDTLMTHALVRVYEAVRDHLDAYAVAEHLVPDLMTNPRWIPELEARALPLQRIFLAEKWIVSRLHYGHVDPREAGSGNIVNCGAAMYMAPVGIVNAGNPEGAYAEALDIAGAHQSSYGREAAGVFAAAVAAACRPGATASSVVETALELAKDGTREAIAAVCEVAARHRDFESALAPLRAAVAPYDSVGPDYRSPSLGARRPSRLHAIEELPVALGMLVVSDGAYEGSVLGAVNYGRDCDSIATMAGAISGALAGARAVPPAWAKEVAEASRLDLHAPAAALAAVAREVFARDRARRRAHEAAFTSIAGPR; encoded by the coding sequence ATGACGCTCACTCTCGAAGACCGGGCGGCCGGCTGCCTCGTCGGGGCCGCCGTCGGCGACGCGCTCGGCGGCCCGGTCGAGGGCTGGTCCCCGGACCAGATCGTGGAACGGCACGGCGGCCGCGTGCACGGCATCGTCGGCCCCTGGCACGAGGACTGGCGTACGGCCCGCCCCCTCGCGCCGTACCACAAGGGCGACGGCCACGTCACCGACGACACCCTCATGACGCACGCGCTGGTACGGGTCTACGAGGCCGTACGGGACCACCTGGACGCGTACGCGGTCGCCGAGCACCTGGTCCCCGACCTGATGACGAACCCGCGCTGGATCCCCGAACTGGAGGCGCGGGCCCTGCCCTTGCAGCGGATCTTCCTCGCGGAGAAGTGGATCGTGAGCCGCCTGCACTACGGGCACGTCGATCCCCGCGAGGCGGGCAGCGGCAACATCGTCAACTGCGGGGCGGCGATGTACATGGCCCCGGTCGGCATCGTCAACGCGGGAAATCCGGAGGGCGCGTACGCGGAGGCCCTGGACATCGCCGGGGCGCACCAGTCCTCGTACGGGCGGGAGGCGGCGGGCGTCTTCGCGGCCGCGGTCGCGGCGGCCTGCCGGCCGGGGGCCACGGCGTCCTCGGTGGTGGAGACCGCCCTGGAGCTGGCCAAGGACGGCACCCGGGAGGCGATCGCCGCGGTGTGCGAAGTGGCCGCCCGCCACCGGGACTTCGAATCGGCACTGGCCCCGCTGCGCGCGGCGGTCGCCCCGTACGACTCGGTCGGCCCGGACTACCGCTCCCCCTCGCTCGGCGCCCGCCGCCCCTCCCGCCTCCACGCGATCGAGGAACTGCCGGTCGCGCTCGGCATGCTGGTCGTCTCCGACGGGGCGTACGAGGGCTCGGTGCTCGGCGCCGTCAACTACGGCCGGGACTGTGACTCCATCGCCACGATGGCGGGGGCGATCTCCGGAGCCCTGGCGGGCGCCCGGGCGGTCCCGCCCGCCTGGGCCAAGGAGGTCGCCGAGGCCAGTCGCCTGGACCTGCACGCCCCGGCGGCGGCCCTGGCGGCGGTGGCCCGCGAGGTCTTCGCGCGGGACCGGGCCCGCCGCCGGGCCCACGAGGCGGCCTTCACCTCGATCGCCGGACCCCGATGA